GTCTGGGGCACGCCCGGTCGGGGGCGGTTGCTGCCAGTGCACCTCGCCGAACGGCGGTGGTGTCGTCTCGCGCTGCGCCTGCGGTGCCTCGAAGGCGGTGCTCTCGACCTGCTCGTGCCGGCCGTCCTGCGACGGCTCCTGGCTCCTGCGGCCCAGCGACAGCCGGGACGTCAGGACGAACGCGACACCCCCGCCGACCACGCTGACGGCCGCAGCCGCGAACCCGGCGGCAGTGTGCGGGATGACGAGATCGCCCAGCAGGGCGATGCCGCTGCCGAGGACCAGGAGCGCGACGTAGGCGGCCCCGAAGGCGAGCCAGCGCCGGTGCACCCGGTTGACGACCTGCCAGACGAGGAACGGCGCGAGGACGAGCGCCCCGCCGGCGACCGGTTCGCGCCAGTCGACGACGACGTCGGTGATCGTGAGCACGACACCCAGGACCACCGCGACGAGGGCGATGCCGGTGGCCGCCGTCATGGTCGTCCACCAGGAGGCGCGTCGATCGTCGGTGACGGTGACGGTGATGGCGGCGGTCTCCGGTGCCGGTTCGTGCGCGACGGGCGGGGCCGGTGGGTGCGGCGGTGACGCACCGGCCCAGGGAGGGGACGGAGCGTAATGGTCTGGCGGGCCCGGAGTGTGCTGGTCGGGCAGCGCCGGCGCGACGTACTCGGGTGGGGCCGGAGCGCCGTACTCGGGCGTGGGAGGCGGGCTGACAGGGGCGTCGACGTGCGGCGCGTCGCTGCGGGCGCGCCTGCCACGGGGGGCCTTGTGTCGTCCTGCCATGGCTCCATCTTGGCCTGTCGGCCGCCTCGGTGGGGCGTGAGGGCCCCGTTGGGCGATGAGGATCTCACACAAAGGGGCACATCTTCACCCGCGCCGACGCTCCGTCGTGACACCCGGAGTCTAGACTCCGGCCGAGATCGAGGAGGTGGCGGCGTGAAGGTCGGGATCCCCCGGGAGACCAAGACACACGAGTACCGGGTGGCGATCACTCCGGCCGGCGTGCACGAGCTCGTCCGGCACGGCCACGACGTCGTGATCGAGGCCGACGCCGGGACGGGGTCCTCGATCACCAACGGTGAGTTCGAGGCGGCCGGCGCGCGGATCCTGCCCACCGCCGACGACGTGTGGGGCGACGGCGACCTGATCCTCAAGGTCAAGGAGCCGATCGCGGAGGAGTTCCACCGCATGCGGGCGGGACAGACGCTCTTCACGTACCTGCACCTCGCCGCGTCCCGCGAGTGCACGCAGGAGCTGGTCGACCACGAGGTGACCGGCATCGCGTACGAGACCGTGCAGCTGCCCGATGGCTCGCTGCCGCTGCTGGCGCCGATGAGCGAGGTCGCCGGACGCATGGCTCCGCAGGCCGGCGCGTACTGCCTGCAGCGTGCCTCGGGCGGCCGCGGCGTGCTCCTCGGGGGCGTGTCCGGCGTGTACGCGGCCAAGGTCGTGGTGATCGGCGCGGGCGTCTCGGGCCGCAACGCCGCGACGATCGCCCTCGGCATGCAGGCCGAGGTGCTGCTGCTCGACCGGAACATCGAGACGCTGCGCCAGGCCGACCGCGTCTACCGCGGCCACCTGCAGACGGTCGCGTCCAACACCTACGAGATCGAGCGGGCCGTGGTCGACGCCGACCTCGTCATCGGCGCGGTGCTCGTGCCCGGCGCGAAGGCGCCGCGCCTGGTCAGCAACGAGCTGGTGTCGCGGATGAAGCCGGGCAGCGTCCTTGTCGACATCTCCGTCGACCAGGGCGGGTGCTTCGAGGACACCAGGCCGACCACCCACGCCGAGCCGACGTTCCGCGTGCACGACTCGCTCTTCTACTGCGTCGCGAACATGCCGGGCGCGGTGCCCAACACCTCCACCCACGCGCTCACCAACGTAACCCTGCCGTACGCCGTCGCGCTGGCCGACAAGGGCTGGCGGCGCGCGCTCGCCGACGACCCGAGCCTCGCCAGGGGACTCAACACCTGCGACGGGCAGGTGACCTATGGACCGGTCGGCGAGGCGCACGGCTTGCCGTGGGTCGACGCCTCGCGGATGCTCGCGCAGTGAGCGCACAGGCAGGTCGGGCGGCGGTGGGCGAGGGGAGCGGCCGTGAGACCCCGCGGGCGCTCGCCGACGGCGTGCGCACCTACCTCGACCACCTCGCCGTCGAGCGCGGGCTCGCCGCCAACACGCTCCAGTCGTACGAGCGCGACCTGCGCAGGTACCTCGAGGTGCTGACCGCTCGCGGCGTCGCCGACCTCGCCACGGTCGGCAGGGAGGACGTCGCGGCGTTCCTGATGGCGCTGCGCGAGGGCGACGACGAGCACCCCGCGCTCGGCGCGAGCTCGGCCGCGCGCGCCGTCGTCGCGGTGCGCGGGCTGCACAAGTTCGCCGTCCGCGAGGGCCTCGCCGCCGACGACCCGGCACGCGAGGTGCGACCGCCCGCGCTGCCGAAGCGGCTGCCGAAGGCCATCGGGGTGGACGAGGTCGAGCGGCTGCTGGTCGCGGCCGGGGGGCTCGGCGACGACACCACCGAGGTGGACGACCCGCTGCGGATACGCGACCGCGCCCTGCTCGAGGTGCTGTACGGCACGGGCGCGCGCATCTCCGAGGCCGTCGGGCTCGACGTCGACGA
Above is a window of Streptosporangiales bacterium DNA encoding:
- the ald gene encoding alanine dehydrogenase yields the protein MKVGIPRETKTHEYRVAITPAGVHELVRHGHDVVIEADAGTGSSITNGEFEAAGARILPTADDVWGDGDLILKVKEPIAEEFHRMRAGQTLFTYLHLAASRECTQELVDHEVTGIAYETVQLPDGSLPLLAPMSEVAGRMAPQAGAYCLQRASGGRGVLLGGVSGVYAAKVVVIGAGVSGRNAATIALGMQAEVLLLDRNIETLRQADRVYRGHLQTVASNTYEIERAVVDADLVIGAVLVPGAKAPRLVSNELVSRMKPGSVLVDISVDQGGCFEDTRPTTHAEPTFRVHDSLFYCVANMPGAVPNTSTHALTNVTLPYAVALADKGWRRALADDPSLARGLNTCDGQVTYGPVGEAHGLPWVDASRMLAQ
- a CDS encoding tyrosine recombinase; protein product: MRTYLDHLAVERGLAANTLQSYERDLRRYLEVLTARGVADLATVGREDVAAFLMALREGDDEHPALGASSAARAVVAVRGLHKFAVREGLAADDPAREVRPPALPKRLPKAIGVDEVERLLVAAGGLGDDTTEVDDPLRIRDRALLEVLYGTGARISEAVGLDVDDLDLGNASVLLRGKGGKERMVPVGTYAARAVEACLVRSRPVLAPRGRGTPALFLNARGGRLSRQSAWTVLQRAAGRARLKGVSPHTLRHSFATHLLDGGADIRVVQELLGHASVATTQVYTLVTVDRLREVYALSHPRAR